The following are from one region of the Pseudazoarcus pumilus genome:
- a CDS encoding TonB-dependent receptor domain-containing protein — MTRTLRRLPPAFALRPLCCALALAAPAVFAQNTERRLDDVVVTATGFEQKITDAPASISVISKEELARKPYTSLVDAVRELEGVDVGETSDKTGQKTISMRGMGSDYTLVLIDGKRQNNHGDIYPNNFGGNQFNHIPPMDAIERIEVIRGPASTLYGADALGGVINIITKKDATEWTGSMTYGRTFQSDDDFGDETTADFSVRGPLIPGTLSMALRGSVYDRDASNPGYKATRTPDGDLRERNLGFGGGGRTVDNTNKALGFSLYLTPTDNQRISFDYDTSQQEYDNAPETDADGNPSFPLGTVDSAERLWSASRAGYGADQQFTRESWSLSHEGRWDFGTSFVALSYVESDNKGRTLPLTVAERQQLDQLRSDWGDVDFSDLSDAQRNQIEDIFLPRPKRTLQSNQYTLDGRLDLPLTGLGGDHLFVVGGQIIDGELEDSVFGMEDGSPGETQKHQMWSVFVEDNWMPTDAFTLTAGVRYDDHDTFGSQVSPRLYGVYKVDALWTLKGGVSTGYKTPKTTDLYDGITGFGGQGTIPFAGNPDLKPETSINSEFAVYWNHPARHSFNATIFHNDFKDKIMRGEATESCELTGGVRPCVNLGDYLDLGYDSFSQVINVDKAVIRGLELAGRWQIAERWALRGNYTFTDSEQKSGADKGMPLTNTAKHMLNATLDWQARADLLVFLTMEARSERYRGQINGRAAHYEDYEVFHLGAVYRVNDNFTITGRVNNLLDKDFTSYRWARCDGGRGCDDGWQALDDYNNKDKARSFWISANYRF; from the coding sequence ATGACCCGAACCCTGCGGCGTCTGCCGCCCGCGTTCGCCTTGCGCCCGCTGTGCTGCGCACTCGCCCTCGCCGCGCCTGCCGTATTCGCGCAGAACACTGAACGACGACTCGACGATGTGGTGGTCACCGCCACCGGCTTCGAGCAGAAGATCACCGACGCGCCGGCCAGCATCTCGGTCATTTCCAAGGAAGAGCTGGCTCGCAAGCCCTATACCTCGCTGGTCGATGCGGTGCGCGAACTCGAAGGCGTGGACGTGGGCGAGACCTCCGACAAGACCGGCCAGAAGACCATCAGCATGCGCGGCATGGGCTCGGACTACACGCTGGTGCTGATCGACGGCAAGCGCCAGAACAACCACGGCGACATCTACCCGAACAACTTCGGCGGCAACCAGTTCAACCACATCCCGCCGATGGACGCGATCGAACGCATCGAGGTGATCCGCGGCCCGGCATCCACGCTCTACGGCGCGGACGCGCTGGGGGGCGTGATCAACATCATCACCAAGAAGGACGCCACGGAATGGACCGGCTCGATGACCTACGGCCGTACCTTCCAGTCCGATGACGACTTCGGCGACGAGACCACCGCCGACTTCAGCGTGCGCGGCCCTCTCATTCCCGGCACGCTGTCGATGGCCCTGCGCGGCAGCGTCTATGACCGCGATGCATCCAACCCCGGCTACAAGGCGACACGCACACCCGACGGCGACCTGCGCGAGCGCAATCTGGGCTTCGGCGGCGGTGGGCGCACCGTCGACAACACCAACAAGGCGCTCGGCTTCAGTCTCTATCTGACGCCCACCGACAACCAGCGCATCAGCTTCGACTACGACACGTCGCAGCAGGAATACGACAACGCGCCGGAAACCGACGCGGACGGCAACCCGTCCTTCCCGCTGGGCACGGTCGACAGCGCCGAACGCCTGTGGAGCGCCAGTCGCGCCGGCTACGGCGCCGACCAGCAATTCACGCGCGAATCCTGGTCGCTCAGCCACGAAGGTCGCTGGGATTTCGGCACGAGCTTCGTCGCCCTGTCCTACGTCGAGTCCGACAACAAGGGACGCACCCTGCCGCTGACGGTGGCCGAGCGACAGCAACTCGACCAGTTGCGCAGCGACTGGGGTGACGTCGACTTTAGCGATCTGAGCGATGCGCAGCGCAACCAGATCGAGGACATCTTCCTGCCGCGCCCCAAGCGCACCCTGCAGAGCAATCAGTACACGCTCGACGGCCGCCTCGACCTGCCGCTCACCGGGCTGGGTGGCGACCATCTGTTCGTCGTCGGCGGCCAGATCATCGACGGCGAACTCGAAGACAGCGTGTTCGGCATGGAGGACGGCTCGCCGGGCGAGACCCAGAAGCACCAGATGTGGTCGGTGTTCGTCGAGGACAACTGGATGCCGACCGACGCCTTCACGCTCACCGCCGGCGTGCGCTACGACGACCACGACACCTTCGGCAGCCAGGTCTCGCCGCGACTGTACGGCGTCTACAAGGTCGATGCGCTGTGGACGCTCAAGGGCGGCGTGAGCACCGGCTACAAGACGCCCAAGACCACCGACCTGTACGACGGCATCACCGGCTTCGGCGGTCAGGGCACGATTCCGTTCGCCGGCAACCCGGATCTGAAGCCGGAAACCAGCATCAACAGCGAGTTCGCCGTCTACTGGAATCACCCGGCGCGCCACAGCTTCAACGCCACGATCTTCCACAACGACTTCAAGGACAAGATCATGCGCGGCGAGGCCACCGAGAGCTGCGAGCTCACCGGCGGCGTGCGCCCCTGCGTCAATCTGGGCGACTACCTCGATCTGGGCTACGACAGCTTCTCCCAGGTGATCAACGTGGACAAGGCGGTGATCCGCGGCCTGGAGCTGGCCGGGCGCTGGCAGATCGCCGAGCGCTGGGCGCTGCGCGGCAACTACACCTTCACCGACAGCGAACAGAAATCCGGTGCCGACAAGGGCATGCCGCTGACCAACACGGCAAAGCACATGCTCAACGCCACGCTCGACTGGCAGGCGCGCGCCGACCTCCTCGTGTTTCTCACCATGGAGGCCCGCTCCGAACGCTACCGCGGCCAGATCAACGGCCGCGCCGCCCACTACGAGGATTACGAGGTGTTCCACCTCGGCGCGGTGTATCGGGTCAACGACAACTTCACGATCACCGGCCGCGTGAACAACCTGCTCGACAAGGACTTCACGTCCTACCGCTGGGCCCGCTGCGACGGCGGTCGTGGCTGCGACGACGGCTGGCAGGCGCTGGACGACTACAACAACAAGGACAAGGCGCGCAGCTTCTGGATTTCCGCCAATTACCGCTTCTGA
- a CDS encoding DUF2271 domain-containing protein — MKRIAPTLLCALLPGLAAAAELRVEVELPRIEVSDYRRPYVAAWLERPDNSVAARLALWYDLRMRDDEGKTWLKDLRQWWRRIGRDITVPVDGMTSATRNPGTHALTFTSGSAPLGMLAAGEYRLVVEAAREHGGREVVSVPLQWPPTQASRLDADGERELGRIAVELIP; from the coding sequence ATGAAACGCATTGCTCCGACCCTGCTGTGCGCACTGCTGCCCGGTCTTGCCGCCGCGGCCGAACTGCGCGTCGAAGTCGAACTGCCGCGGATCGAGGTTTCCGACTATCGCCGTCCGTATGTCGCGGCGTGGCTGGAGCGCCCGGACAACAGCGTCGCGGCCAGGCTCGCCCTGTGGTACGACCTGCGCATGCGCGACGACGAGGGCAAGACCTGGCTCAAGGACCTGCGCCAGTGGTGGCGCCGCATCGGGCGCGACATCACGGTGCCGGTCGACGGCATGACCTCGGCCACGCGCAACCCGGGCACACACGCGCTCACCTTCACGTCCGGCAGCGCGCCGCTGGGCATGCTCGCCGCCGGCGAGTACCGCCTGGTGGTCGAGGCCGCACGCGAACACGGCGGCCGCGAGGTCGTCAGCGTGCCACTGCAGTGGCCACCCACCCAGGCGTCGCGACTCGACGCCGATGGCGAACGTGAACTCGGCCGCATCGCGGTCGAGCTGATCCCCTGA
- a CDS encoding MacB family efflux pump subunit, with protein sequence MKAEPQVAERATGASQAPLIALAGVTRSYHNGEIETVALAGVDLEIHAGEFVAIIGTSGSGKSTLMNILGCLDRPSAGRYRFMGQDVSNLGPDELARVRREDFGFVFQSYNLIPGATAAENVEVPAIYAGVPPAERHARAAELLAELGLSDRTGHRPNQLSGGQQQRVSIARALMNGGRIILADEPTGALDTKSGDDVMRLMRELSDRGHTLILITHDREVADHADRIIELRDGRIVSDPGPCDPTPAAERFEPHVDRSSPAGELLEALRTGLRSLRANVFRTVLTLLGIVIGVASVIAMLAIGDGARQDVIDRISAMGSNLLTVRPGTPNMRGRDVTATLAIEDVRAIRELPGVLAALPDMSGSATVRHGNADHRTSANGTSADFVIARTWPVARGTFFSAEDEARYATVAVLGRTVADALFGAADPVGEYVVINNVLFQIVGVMSPMGSTSWGRDQDDVIFVPWTTGSLRLFGQRHLNSITVAVAEGHDIDATQAAVHASVLARHGGVEDFNIRNMASIIERVSETQQTMTILLGSIAAISLLVGGIGVMNIMLVSVTERTREIGVRMATGARQRNILQQFLIEALTVSALGGVIGVGAGLGTAALIAWLGTPIQYSLAPVLLAFGCAFATGLVFGFLPARKAARLDPVTALASE encoded by the coding sequence ATGAAGGCCGAACCGCAGGTCGCCGAGCGCGCGACGGGCGCGTCACAAGCACCGCTGATCGCGCTCGCGGGCGTCACGCGCAGCTACCACAACGGCGAAATCGAGACCGTCGCGCTGGCCGGTGTCGACCTCGAAATCCATGCCGGCGAATTCGTCGCCATCATCGGCACCTCGGGCTCGGGCAAGTCGACGCTGATGAACATCCTGGGCTGCCTCGACCGCCCCAGCGCCGGCCGCTACCGCTTCATGGGCCAGGACGTGTCGAATCTGGGTCCGGACGAGCTGGCGCGCGTGCGCCGCGAGGACTTCGGCTTCGTCTTCCAGAGCTACAACCTGATTCCCGGCGCAACCGCAGCCGAGAACGTCGAGGTGCCCGCGATCTATGCCGGGGTGCCGCCGGCCGAGCGCCATGCGCGCGCCGCCGAACTGCTGGCGGAACTGGGTCTGTCGGACCGTACCGGCCATCGCCCCAACCAGCTCTCGGGCGGCCAGCAGCAGCGCGTATCGATCGCGCGCGCGCTGATGAACGGCGGGCGCATCATCCTCGCCGACGAACCCACCGGCGCGCTCGACACCAAGAGCGGCGACGACGTCATGCGCCTGATGCGCGAACTGTCCGATCGCGGTCACACCCTCATCCTCATCACCCACGACCGCGAAGTCGCCGACCACGCCGACCGCATCATCGAACTGCGCGACGGACGCATCGTCTCCGATCCGGGTCCGTGCGATCCGACACCCGCCGCCGAGCGTTTCGAGCCGCACGTCGACCGCAGCTCGCCGGCGGGGGAATTGCTCGAAGCCCTGCGCACCGGCCTGCGCTCGCTGCGCGCCAACGTCTTCCGCACGGTGCTCACGCTGCTGGGCATCGTCATCGGCGTGGCCTCGGTGATCGCCATGCTGGCCATCGGCGACGGCGCACGACAGGACGTCATCGACCGCATCAGCGCGATGGGCTCCAACCTGCTCACGGTGCGCCCCGGCACGCCGAACATGCGCGGGCGCGACGTCACCGCCACGCTCGCCATCGAGGACGTGCGCGCCATCCGCGAGTTACCCGGCGTGCTGGCCGCGCTGCCCGACATGAGCGGCAGCGCCACGGTGCGTCACGGCAACGCCGACCATCGCACCTCGGCCAACGGCACTTCGGCCGACTTCGTCATCGCGCGCACCTGGCCGGTGGCGCGCGGGACCTTCTTCAGCGCCGAGGACGAAGCGCGCTACGCCACCGTTGCGGTGCTCGGTCGCACGGTCGCCGATGCGCTCTTCGGTGCGGCTGATCCGGTAGGCGAATACGTCGTCATCAACAACGTGCTGTTCCAGATCGTCGGCGTGATGTCGCCGATGGGCTCGACCAGCTGGGGACGCGACCAGGACGACGTGATCTTCGTGCCATGGACCACCGGCAGCTTGCGCCTGTTCGGCCAGCGCCATCTGAACAGCATCACCGTGGCGGTGGCCGAAGGCCACGACATCGACGCCACCCAGGCCGCGGTTCATGCATCGGTACTCGCGCGCCACGGAGGCGTGGAGGACTTCAACATCCGCAACATGGCTTCCATCATCGAGCGCGTGTCCGAGACCCAGCAGACCATGACCATCCTGCTCGGCTCCATTGCGGCGATCTCGCTGCTGGTGGGCGGCATCGGCGTGATGAACATCATGCTGGTGTCGGTCACCGAGCGTACGCGCGAAATCGGCGTGCGCATGGCCACCGGCGCGCGCCAGCGCAACATCCTGCAGCAGTTCCTGATCGAGGCGCTGACCGTCTCGGCACTGGGCGGCGTCATCGGCGTGGGCGCAGGACTCGGCACGGCCGCCCTCATCGCCTGGCTGGGCACGCCCATCCAGTATTCGCTCGCGCCGGTGCTGCTGGCCTTCGGCTGTGCCTTCGCCACCGGCCTGGTGTTCGGCTTCCTGCCCGCGCGCAAGGCTGCACGACTCGACCCGGTCACCGCTCTGGCTTCCGAATGA
- a CDS encoding PepSY-associated TM helix domain-containing protein gives MTMTETTAEGSAPAPARRQSARARWMKQLYRWHWISSALCLVGMLLFALTGITLNHAGSIVGKAETVRVTQALPDELAAALTREAASASDGQPLPRALRRTIGEALGRDIPATAAEWSVDEIYLPLPRPGGDAWLAIDLASATLEYERTDRGLVAWLNDLHKGRNTGIAWSWFIDLFSVACLVFSLTGLAILWLHARNRPMVWPVVAVGALLPALLILLFIH, from the coding sequence ATGACGATGACCGAAACCACCGCCGAAGGCTCCGCCCCGGCCCCGGCACGCAGGCAATCCGCGCGTGCGCGCTGGATGAAGCAGCTCTACCGCTGGCACTGGATCAGTTCCGCCCTGTGTCTGGTCGGCATGCTGCTGTTCGCGCTCACCGGCATCACGCTCAACCACGCCGGCAGCATCGTCGGCAAGGCCGAGACGGTGCGCGTGACGCAGGCGTTGCCGGACGAACTCGCCGCTGCGCTGACGCGCGAGGCAGCCTCGGCCAGCGATGGTCAGCCGCTGCCGCGAGCACTTCGCCGCACGATCGGCGAGGCGCTAGGCCGCGACATTCCGGCCACAGCGGCCGAATGGTCGGTCGACGAGATCTACCTGCCACTGCCGCGTCCGGGCGGCGACGCCTGGCTGGCCATCGATCTGGCGAGTGCAACGCTCGAGTACGAACGCACTGACCGCGGGCTGGTGGCCTGGCTCAACGACCTGCACAAGGGACGCAACACCGGCATCGCCTGGAGCTGGTTCATCGACCTGTTTTCGGTGGCCTGCCTGGTGTTCTCGCTGACCGGGCTGGCGATCCTGTGGCTGCACGCGCGCAACCGGCCGATGGTGTGGCCGGTGGTCGCAGTGGGCGCACTGCTGCCGGCCCTGTTGATCCTGCTGTTCATCCACTGA
- a CDS encoding efflux transporter outer membrane subunit: MNPRLLLCALTALALAGCTITEPSSRPAPDLPETWIERSEAAAATLDAEWWQGFDAPALDALIADARAANPGLAIAGERVVQAALALESSGAALLPGVDLSAGTSRQRSDPPNASATTFDGTSLGLAIRWEMDLWGRLAAGVDAAEAGLAASRFDFVGARLSLGAGVATAWFQTLALQRRLAIARDNLATAERLFDLVEVRYRNGAASALDLSRQRTTVLAQRAAITPLEVQLRQARSALALLVGETPQRFDAPGGALAALSVPAVAPGLPSELLTRRPDIAAAEARLAAAEADVAAARAALLPSVQLTGSGGLASAALLSLADPTRSVSLAAGLAQTLFDGGRLRAQVGLARSRQRELVETYREAVLTSLKEVEDALGNAERAREQEAVQRAIRDEAERTLRLSELRYREGADELTTVLDAQRTLFQAEDQLAQQRLARLAAAVDLYKALGGGWQRAGPD; this comes from the coding sequence ATGAACCCCCGTCTGCTGCTGTGTGCGCTCACTGCGCTGGCCCTCGCCGGCTGTACGATCACCGAACCGTCCTCGCGCCCCGCGCCCGACCTGCCCGAGACCTGGATCGAGCGCAGCGAAGCGGCCGCCGCGACGCTCGACGCCGAGTGGTGGCAAGGCTTCGACGCGCCGGCGCTGGATGCGCTGATCGCCGATGCACGCGCGGCCAACCCGGGGCTGGCGATCGCGGGCGAACGCGTCGTGCAGGCTGCGCTCGCACTCGAGAGCAGCGGCGCGGCACTGCTGCCCGGTGTGGATCTGTCCGCCGGCACCAGCCGCCAGCGCAGCGACCCGCCAAACGCCTCGGCGACGACCTTTGACGGCACTTCGCTGGGACTCGCGATCCGCTGGGAAATGGACCTTTGGGGCCGGCTCGCCGCGGGCGTGGACGCGGCCGAAGCGGGCCTGGCGGCGAGCCGCTTCGATTTCGTCGGCGCGCGCCTGTCGCTGGGCGCGGGCGTGGCCACGGCCTGGTTCCAGACGCTCGCGCTGCAGCGTCGGCTGGCGATCGCCCGCGACAATCTCGCCACTGCCGAGCGGCTCTTCGATCTGGTCGAGGTGCGTTATCGCAACGGTGCGGCCTCCGCACTCGACCTCAGCCGCCAGCGCACCACGGTGCTCGCACAGCGCGCCGCGATCACGCCCCTGGAGGTGCAGTTGCGCCAGGCCCGGTCGGCGCTGGCGCTGCTGGTCGGCGAAACGCCGCAGCGCTTCGACGCGCCGGGCGGCGCGCTGGCCGCGCTGAGCGTGCCCGCGGTCGCACCCGGCCTGCCCTCCGAACTGCTGACCCGCCGACCCGACATCGCCGCGGCCGAGGCGCGGCTGGCCGCGGCCGAGGCCGACGTGGCCGCCGCACGCGCGGCGCTGCTGCCCTCGGTGCAACTGACCGGATCGGGCGGGCTGGCTTCGGCCGCGCTGCTGTCGCTGGCCGACCCGACGCGCAGCGTGTCGCTCGCCGCCGGCCTCGCGCAGACGCTGTTCGACGGCGGACGCCTGCGCGCCCAGGTGGGGCTGGCGCGCTCGCGCCAGCGCGAACTCGTCGAAACCTATCGAGAGGCGGTCCTGACTTCACTCAAGGAAGTCGAGGATGCGCTCGGCAATGCCGAGCGCGCACGTGAGCAGGAAGCCGTGCAACGCGCGATCCGCGACGAGGCCGAGCGCACCCTGCGCCTGTCGGAACTGCGCTATCGCGAGGGCGCGGACGAACTGACTACCGTGCTCGACGCGCAGCGCACGCTGTTCCAGGCCGAAGACCAGCTCGCCCAGCAACGCCTGGCGCGGCTGGCCGCGGCAGTGGACCTGTACAAGGCGCTGGGCGGCGGCTGGCAGCGTGCCGGGCCCGACTGA